In a genomic window of Sulfurimonas denitrificans DSM 1251:
- the cobA gene encoding uroporphyrinogen-III C-methyltransferase gives MGKVHLTGAGPGDIELLTIKALRVIKEADVIIYDRLANPDILQEAKNGCEFVYVGKEDGRHIVPQDDINEVIYQNALKHENVVRLKGGDPFVFGRGGEEALYLRDRGISFDVIPGITSAISAPAYAGIPVTHRGVSVSFRVVTGHESPNKKESQIPWETFKTDDTIVFLMGLHNLPKISKKLMEIGKPKNYPCAVISKGTTKEQSVVVGTLEDIVAKTKDVPTPALIVVGRVVELREQLQWFEGNE, from the coding sequence ATGGGTAAAGTTCATCTAACAGGAGCTGGTCCTGGAGATATAGAGCTGCTTACAATTAAAGCACTAAGAGTGATTAAAGAGGCTGATGTTATTATTTACGATCGTCTTGCAAATCCAGATATTTTGCAAGAGGCAAAAAACGGATGCGAATTCGTTTATGTTGGCAAAGAGGATGGCAGACACATCGTTCCTCAAGATGATATTAATGAAGTTATCTATCAAAATGCACTAAAACATGAAAATGTTGTACGTTTAAAAGGCGGTGACCCTTTTGTGTTTGGGCGTGGCGGAGAAGAGGCACTATACCTAAGAGACAGAGGCATCTCTTTTGATGTAATTCCAGGGATAACTTCAGCAATAAGCGCACCTGCTTATGCTGGTATTCCTGTAACTCATCGTGGCGTTTCTGTAAGCTTTAGGGTTGTAACTGGGCATGAATCTCCAAACAAAAAAGAGTCTCAGATTCCTTGGGAGACATTTAAAACAGATGATACGATAGTCTTTTTAATGGGCTTGCACAATCTTCCAAAAATTAGTAAAAAACTTATGGAGATTGGCAAACCAAAAAATTATCCATGTGCTGTTATTTCAAAAGGGACTACAAAAGAGCAAAGTGTTGTTGTAGGTACTTTAGAGGATATAGTTGCAAAAACGAAAGATGTTCCAACTCCTGCGCTTATAGTTGTTGGTAGAGTTGTTGAACTTAGAGAACAGCTACAATGGTTTGAGGGAAATGAGTAA
- a CDS encoding ATP-binding protein: MSKLLDTSEAILIAPNIYWVGMHLKNDPFQCHPYLIKNGDESILIDPGSMIEFDETVRKVKTLMDMKDIKYIILHHQDPDLAAAVPEIEKLINRDDLLIVTHSRMSLLVKHYLIKSNYYEIDKMDHKLVTSSGFRLDFLTTPYCHSPGAFVSYEPTSKTLFSGDIFGGIEESWDFYADETYFLKAKLFHQEYMPSKDIFNYALAKIEKLDIELIAPQHGSIIEKKYINKLIQDMRELDCGLYIEEKYNRELIDTIKELQQKEIALKERDLLIFEQSKRAEIGEMIGNIAHQWRQPLAIVNTSIAILQEKNRASSLSKEELFEKLEKIEKRIIYMSETIEDFMSYYSPDKEKSWFKICDAIERSLDITNLQKSNTHVKVNLLITNEYKIFGLINELVQVLVSIISNINDIIKIKNLTDVKITISIYKDDNYIVISIADNCGGIEDINLKKIFDPYFTTKHKSIGTGLGLHIAKMIVEDNMQGYLSAKNLYNEKNEKIGAEFTIKVKNED; the protein is encoded by the coding sequence ATGAGTAAGCTTTTAGACACATCCGAGGCTATACTAATTGCACCAAATATCTATTGGGTTGGAATGCACTTAAAAAATGACCCTTTTCAATGCCACCCTTATCTAATCAAAAATGGAGATGAATCTATCTTAATAGATCCAGGCTCCATGATTGAATTTGATGAAACTGTTAGAAAAGTAAAAACTCTAATGGATATGAAAGATATAAAATATATTATCCTTCATCATCAAGACCCCGATTTAGCAGCTGCTGTTCCTGAGATAGAAAAACTTATAAACAGAGATGACCTGCTAATAGTAACCCACTCAAGAATGTCTCTTTTAGTCAAACACTACCTTATAAAATCCAACTATTATGAGATAGATAAGATGGATCATAAACTAGTAACATCGAGTGGTTTTAGACTTGATTTTCTTACCACTCCATACTGCCACTCTCCTGGAGCATTTGTAAGTTATGAGCCAACCTCAAAAACTCTATTCTCAGGAGATATTTTTGGAGGAATTGAAGAGTCTTGGGATTTTTATGCAGATGAAACATACTTTTTAAAAGCTAAACTTTTTCATCAAGAGTATATGCCCAGCAAAGATATTTTCAACTATGCACTCGCTAAGATAGAAAAACTCGACATTGAGCTTATCGCCCCGCAACACGGCTCTATAATAGAGAAAAAGTACATAAATAAGCTGATTCAAGATATGAGGGAGCTTGATTGTGGATTGTATATTGAAGAGAAATATAATCGTGAATTAATAGATACAATAAAAGAGCTTCAACAAAAAGAGATAGCGCTAAAAGAGCGCGATTTACTAATTTTTGAGCAATCAAAAAGAGCAGAAATAGGCGAGATGATTGGTAACATTGCACATCAGTGGCGCCAACCATTAGCAATAGTAAATACTTCAATAGCAATACTCCAAGAAAAAAACAGAGCCTCCTCTCTTAGCAAAGAAGAGCTCTTTGAAAAACTAGAAAAAATTGAAAAACGCATTATATACATGTCAGAAACAATAGAAGATTTTATGAGTTACTATAGTCCAGACAAAGAGAAATCTTGGTTTAAAATTTGTGATGCAATAGAGAGAAGTCTTGATATAACAAATTTACAAAAATCAAACACTCATGTTAAAGTAAATCTGCTTATTACAAATGAATATAAAATTTTTGGATTAATAAATGAGCTTGTACAGGTATTAGTCTCCATAATCTCTAACATAAATGACATAATTAAAATAAAAAATTTAACAGATGTGAAAATTACTATTTCTATATATAAAGATGATAATTATATAGTCATCTCAATCGCTGATAATTGCGGTGGCATAGAAGATATTAACCTAAAGAAAATATTTGACCCTTACTTTACTACAAAACACAAATCAATAGGGACTGGTCTTGGACTGCATATAGCAAAAATGATTGTTGAAGATAATATGCAAGGTTATTTAAGTGCAAAAAATCTATATAATGAAAAAAATGAAAAAATTGGTGCAGAATTTACTATAAAGGTAAAAAATGAAGATTGA